The Corallincola holothuriorum genomic sequence AGACAAAGGTAAGCGTGGCAAAGTCACTAGCGTACTAGCGTCTGGCAAAGTGATTGTAGAAGGCGTCAACTTGATCAAGAAGCACCAGAAGCCTAACCCGCAACTGCAGGTTCAGGGTGGTATTGTTGAGAAGGAAGCCGCAATTGACGTTTCTAACGTCGGTATCTACAACGCAGCGACTGGTAAGGCCGATCGTGTAGGTTTCAAGGTTGAAGACGGTAAGAAAGTACGTGTCTTCAAATCTTCTAACGAAGTAATAGCTTAATCTGGAGTGTACGATGGCGAAACTGCATGATTTCTATAAAGAGTCGGTAGTGCCTGAACTGATGAAAGAGTTCAGTTACAGCAGCATCATGCAAGTCCCTCGGATTGAGAAGATCACCCTTAACATGGGTGTCGGCGAGGCATTGGCTGACAAGAAACTTCTGGAAAACGCGCAGGCAGATATGCAGGCGATCGCTGGACAGAAGCCAATTGTTACCAAAGCGCGCAAGTCAGTAGCGGGTTTCAAAATCCGTGAAGGCTATCCGATTGGCTGCAAGGTAACCCTACGTGGCGAACGTATGTGGGAGTTCTTTGAACGCCTAGTATGTATTGCTATGCCCCGTATTCGTGATTTCCGTGGTGTAAGCCCGAAATCATTCGACGGACGTGGCAACTACAGCATGGGTGTTCGCGAGCAAATAATCTTCCCTGAAGTCGATTTCGACAAGGTAGACAAAGTACGCGGTATGGATATTACCATTACCACTACTTCTGGTACCGATGAGGAAGCACGTGCTCTGCTGGCTGCCTTTAACTTCCCGTTCCGCAAGTAAGGTGTAGGGTTATGGCAAAATCTTCGATGAAAGCGCGTGAAGCAAAACGCGCCAAGTTGGTTGCCCAGTACGCTGAAAAGCGTCAGGCACTGAAAGCGATTATCGCTAGCCCAGATAGCTCTGATGAAGAGCGCTGGGATGCAAGCCTTAAGCTGCAAAGTCTTCCGCGTGATTCCAGCGCATCACGTCAACGTAACCGTTGTCGTGTGACTGGTCGCCCTCACGGTTTTCTACGCAAGTTCGGCATGAGCCGTATCAAATTGCGTGAAGCTGCGATGCGTGGTGAAGTTCCAGGCCTTCGTAAGGCCAGCTGGTAAGCACAGGAGAAAGCAGATATGAGCATGCAAGATCCGATTGCAGATATGTTCACTCGTATCCGTAACGGCCAGTCTGCCAACAAGATTTCGGTGACTATGCCTTCATCTAAGCTGAAGACTGCTATCGCAGCAGTTCTTAAGCAAGAAGGTTACATCGCTGATTTCAGTGTGTCAGAGGGTCCGAAAGCGGAACTCGAGATCGCCCTACGTTATTTCGAGGGCAAACCGGTCGTAGAGACCATTCAACGTGTAAGTCGTCCAGGTCTTCGTATCTATAAGAAGAAAGACGAGTTGCCGAAGATCCTTGACGGCCTTGGTGTCGCCATTGTCTCTACTTCTCAAGGCCTGATGTCAGACCGTGCTGCTCGCAAAGCGGGTATGGGCGGCGAGATCATTGGCTACGTGGCGTAACAGGAGGTAGGAAATGTCTCGAGTAGCAAAAGCACCCGTTACCATTCCTGCCGGCGTAGAAGTTACGCTGAAGGGCCAGGATCTGACGGTTAAAGGTAGCAAAGGCACTTTGAATTGCACTTTCAATGACGCAGTTGTAGCGAAGCAGGACGACAACGTTCTGACTTTTGCACCTGTTGAAGGAGCTGCTGGTGCCAATGCGCAAGCCGGTACCGCACGTGCACTTGCCAACAACATGGTCGTTGGTGTGAGCGAAGGGTTTACCCGTAAATTACAACTGGTTGGTGTGGGTTATCGTGCCCAAGCCAAAGGTAAGGTTCTGAACCTTAGCCTTGGTTTCTCTCACCCAGTTGAATACGCTCTGCCAGAAGGCGTTACTGCCGAGTGTCCAAGTCAGACCGAAGTGGTTCTGACAGGTGCTGACAAGCAGTTAGTCGGCCAGGTGGCTGCAAATATTCGCGCATACCGTAAACCAGAGCCTTATAAAGGCAAAGGTGTTCGTTATGCTGACGAAAACGTGCGCCGTAAAGAGGCTAAGAAGAAGTAAGGTAAGACGATGGATAAGAAAGCATCTCGACTGCGTCGCGCGACTCGCGCACGCAAGAAAATCCAGGAGCTGGGTGCCGCACGTTTGGTGGTTCACCGTACTCCTCGTCATATCTACGCTCAGGTTATCGCACCTACTGGTAGTGAAGTGCTGGCAGCAGCATCCACTGCAGAGAAGGCGGTACGTGAGGAGCTGAAAGGCACCGGTAACGTAGAAGCTGCCAAGGCAATTGGTAAGCTGGTTGCTGAGCGTGCGGTAGAGAAAGGTATCGAAGTAGTTGCCTTTGACCGTAGTGGCTTCAAGTATCACGGCCGTATCGCAGCGCTAGCGGAAGCAGCGCGCGAAGCGGGCCTTAAGTTCTAGGAGTAGATCATGGCGAAAGTAGAACAACAGCAAAGTGATCTGAATGAAAAGCTGATTGCCGTTAACCGCGTATCAAAAGTGGTTAAAGGTGGTCGCATCTTCAGTTTCACAGCATTGACTGTCGTAGGCGACGGCAATGGTCGCGTCGGTTTCGGTTATGGTAAAGCACGTGAAGTGCCAGCAGCTATCCAGAAAGCTATGGAAAAAGCGCGCCGTAACATGAACACTGTTCAGCTTAATGGCAACACCCTGTACCACCCTGTTAAGGGCCGTCACACAGGTTCGCGTGTTTACATGCAGCCTGCGTCAGAAGGTACAGGTATCATCGCCGGTGGTGCGATGCGTGCCGTTCTAGAAGTGGCTGGCGTACAAAACGTTCTTGCAAAGGCATATGGTTCAACTAACCCAATCAACGTGGTTCGCGCTACGATTGACGGTTTGGTTGGTATCAAGTCGCCAGAGCAAGTTGCCGCTAAACGCGGTCTGACCGTCGAACAAATTCTGGGGTAAGACACCATGGCAAAGAAAACTGTCAAAGTGACCCAGACCCGCAGCGCTATCGGTCGTTTGCCGAAGCACAGAGAGACCCTTAAAGGTCTTGGTCTGCGTCGAATTGGTCACACTGTAGAACTGGAAGACACGCCATCAGTACGCGGCATGATCAACCAGCTGTATTACATGGTTAAGGTGGAGGGGTAATCTGATGCGTCTTAATACTCTATCACCTGCCGCTGGTGCAAAGACTCCTGCCAAGCGTGTTGGCCGTGGTATCGGTTCCGGTCTGGGTAAGACTGGTGGCCGTGGTCACAAAGGTCAAAAATCACGTTCAGGCGGCGGCGTTCGCGTAGGTTTTGAAGGCGGTCAGATGCCTTTGAAACAGCGTTTGCCTAAGTTCGGCTTTACTTCACGTAAGTCTTTAGTGACTGACGAAGTACGTCTGAATGAGATTGCCAAAGTAGAAGGCGACGTAGTGTCTCTGGAAACTTTGAAAGCAGCTGGTCTGGTGAGAAAAAACATCAAACACGTGAAAGTCGTACTGTCTGGCGAAATCAGCCGTGCAGTTAACGTACAAGGTCTGCGGGTAACCAAAGGCGCACGTGCTGCAATTGAAGCCGCTGGCGGCTCAATCGCAGAATAATTCGAAGTAGGAAAGTACTTATGGCAAAGCCAGGGTTGGATACCAAGAGTCAAGGCGGCGGACTGAGCGAATTAAAGCAACGTCTTCTGTTTGTGATTGGCGCAATTATTGTGTTCAGGGCAGGTTCTTTTGTGCCTATTCCTGGCATTGACGCCGCAGTACTGGCTGATCTGTTCGAACAGCAAAAAGGTACCATCGTGGAGATGTTTAACATGTTCTCCGGTGGCGCCTTGGAGCGTGCCTCGATCTTAGCGCTTGGTATCATGCCGTATATTTCGGCGTCGATTATCATGCAGCTGCTGACAGTTGTTAGTCCACGACTCGCTGAATTGAAAAAAGAAGGCGAATCAGGACGTAAGAAGATTAGCCAATACACCCGTTATGGGACACTTGTATTAGCAACTTTTCAAGCGTTTGGGATTGCAACCGGTTTGCCGAATTTGATGCCTGGCCTGGTGATTACACCGGGCTTTGGTTTCACTTTCACAGCGGTAGTCAGTTTAGTAACAGGCACCATGTTCCTCATGTGGTTGGGTGAACAGGTCACCGAACGTGGTATTGGTAACGGTATTTCAATCCTGATTTTTGCAGGTATTGTTGCCGGCCTACCTACCGCAATCGGCCAGACAGCAGAGCAGGCTCGCCAAGGCGAGATCCAGCCTCTGTTACTGTTGTTGATTGCTGCGGTTATCTGCGCAGTCACCTACTTTGTAGTATTTGTTGAACGTGGCCAACGCCGCATAGTGGTTAACTATGCTAAGCGCCAGCAAGGACGTAGAGTCTTTGCCGCGCAAAGCACCCACTTGCCGCTTAAGTTGAACATGGCCGGGGTTATCCCACCGATCTTTGCTTCTAGCATCATCCTATTTCCAGGCACGCTGGCTCAGTGGTTTGGACAGAATGAATCCTTAGGATTCCTGCAGGATGTATCGCTGGCATTGTCACCGGGGCAGCCACTCTATGTAATGTTGTATGCAGCAGCGATTATCTTCTTCTGTTTCTTCTATACCGCGTTGGTGTTTAACCCGCGCGAGACAGCTGAAAACCTGAAGAAGTCCGGTGCTTTCATTCCAGGTATTCGCCCGGGTGAACAGACATCACGTTACATCGATAAGGTTATGACTCGCTTAACACTGGCAGGCGCGCTGTATATCACGTTCGTTTGTTTGGTTCCTGAGTTCATGATGATTGCGTGGAGCGTACAGTTCTACTTCGGTGGTACATCATTATTGATTATCGTCGTGGTTATCATGGATTTCATGGCACAGGTTCAAACTCATTTGATGTCTCATCAATATGACTCGATCCTGAAGAAAGCCAACCTTAAAGGCTATAGCCGTTAAGTTGGCGTACGGAGTGAAAAATGAAAGTTCGCGCATCCGTTAAGACCATGTGTCGTAACTGCAAAGTGATCAAACGCAATGGCGTAGTTCGCGTAATTTGCAGTGAGCCGAAGCATAAGCAACGGCAAGGTTAGTAGTATCTGGTGATGGTGTGGCCAAATGGCCCGCCATCTTAGTTTGCAAATGGCCGAATGGTTGAGTATCCTTACGGGCTTTTCAACCAATAGCCAACGAATAGGAGATGTGTTAGTGGCCCGTATCGCTGGCATTAACATCCCTGATCATAAGCACGCAGTCATTGCCCTGACTGCTATTTATGGCATCGGTAAAACCCGCGCTCAGCAGATCCTTGTTGAGTCAGGCATTGC encodes the following:
- the rplE gene encoding 50S ribosomal protein L5, which codes for MAKLHDFYKESVVPELMKEFSYSSIMQVPRIEKITLNMGVGEALADKKLLENAQADMQAIAGQKPIVTKARKSVAGFKIREGYPIGCKVTLRGERMWEFFERLVCIAMPRIRDFRGVSPKSFDGRGNYSMGVREQIIFPEVDFDKVDKVRGMDITITTTSGTDEEARALLAAFNFPFRK
- the secY gene encoding preprotein translocase subunit SecY; its protein translation is MAKPGLDTKSQGGGLSELKQRLLFVIGAIIVFRAGSFVPIPGIDAAVLADLFEQQKGTIVEMFNMFSGGALERASILALGIMPYISASIIMQLLTVVSPRLAELKKEGESGRKKISQYTRYGTLVLATFQAFGIATGLPNLMPGLVITPGFGFTFTAVVSLVTGTMFLMWLGEQVTERGIGNGISILIFAGIVAGLPTAIGQTAEQARQGEIQPLLLLLIAAVICAVTYFVVFVERGQRRIVVNYAKRQQGRRVFAAQSTHLPLKLNMAGVIPPIFASSIILFPGTLAQWFGQNESLGFLQDVSLALSPGQPLYVMLYAAAIIFFCFFYTALVFNPRETAENLKKSGAFIPGIRPGEQTSRYIDKVMTRLTLAGALYITFVCLVPEFMMIAWSVQFYFGGTSLLIIVVVIMDFMAQVQTHLMSHQYDSILKKANLKGYSR
- the rpsH gene encoding 30S ribosomal protein S8 — protein: MSMQDPIADMFTRIRNGQSANKISVTMPSSKLKTAIAAVLKQEGYIADFSVSEGPKAELEIALRYFEGKPVVETIQRVSRPGLRIYKKKDELPKILDGLGVAIVSTSQGLMSDRAARKAGMGGEIIGYVA
- the rplR gene encoding 50S ribosomal protein L18 gives rise to the protein MDKKASRLRRATRARKKIQELGAARLVVHRTPRHIYAQVIAPTGSEVLAAASTAEKAVREELKGTGNVEAAKAIGKLVAERAVEKGIEVVAFDRSGFKYHGRIAALAEAAREAGLKF
- the rpsN gene encoding 30S ribosomal protein S14 codes for the protein MAKSSMKAREAKRAKLVAQYAEKRQALKAIIASPDSSDEERWDASLKLQSLPRDSSASRQRNRCRVTGRPHGFLRKFGMSRIKLREAAMRGEVPGLRKASW
- the rplO gene encoding 50S ribosomal protein L15 — its product is MRLNTLSPAAGAKTPAKRVGRGIGSGLGKTGGRGHKGQKSRSGGGVRVGFEGGQMPLKQRLPKFGFTSRKSLVTDEVRLNEIAKVEGDVVSLETLKAAGLVRKNIKHVKVVLSGEISRAVNVQGLRVTKGARAAIEAAGGSIAE
- the rpmD gene encoding 50S ribosomal protein L30, whose product is MAKKTVKVTQTRSAIGRLPKHRETLKGLGLRRIGHTVELEDTPSVRGMINQLYYMVKVEG
- the rplF gene encoding 50S ribosomal protein L6, encoding MSRVAKAPVTIPAGVEVTLKGQDLTVKGSKGTLNCTFNDAVVAKQDDNVLTFAPVEGAAGANAQAGTARALANNMVVGVSEGFTRKLQLVGVGYRAQAKGKVLNLSLGFSHPVEYALPEGVTAECPSQTEVVLTGADKQLVGQVAANIRAYRKPEPYKGKGVRYADENVRRKEAKKK
- the rpmJ gene encoding 50S ribosomal protein L36; the encoded protein is MKVRASVKTMCRNCKVIKRNGVVRVICSEPKHKQRQG
- the rplX gene encoding 50S ribosomal protein L24; translated protein: MAAKIRKNDEVIVLAGKDKGKRGKVTSVLASGKVIVEGVNLIKKHQKPNPQLQVQGGIVEKEAAIDVSNVGIYNAATGKADRVGFKVEDGKKVRVFKSSNEVIA
- the rpsE gene encoding 30S ribosomal protein S5; protein product: MAKVEQQQSDLNEKLIAVNRVSKVVKGGRIFSFTALTVVGDGNGRVGFGYGKAREVPAAIQKAMEKARRNMNTVQLNGNTLYHPVKGRHTGSRVYMQPASEGTGIIAGGAMRAVLEVAGVQNVLAKAYGSTNPINVVRATIDGLVGIKSPEQVAAKRGLTVEQILG